The following are encoded in a window of Loktanella sp. M215 genomic DNA:
- a CDS encoding alpha-1,4-glucan--maltose-1-phosphate maltosyltransferase encodes MTLDPQASRSSLQSLGASRMVIEAVKPEIDAGRFAAKAVVGWPLEISADVFGDGHEVFAAAVLTRADGQAEWTETRMQALKNDRWQAEVTFDAPGPHTFMIAAWRDVWGTWRRDAAKKIAAGQDVSVEIEEARLMIADTPAQGADAKALTALAKALKSKTAVDVVMSEETDALMHRAGPRANACTYDHKVPVWVDHERAAFSAWYELFPRSTGAEGKHGTFRTTIDRLPYVKDLGFDVLYFPPIHPIGSTNRKGKNNTLAAGSDDVGSPYAIGSDEGGNSAVHPELGTLDDFDALVAAATDYNLEIAMDIALNASPDHPWIAEHPDWFDRRPDGTIKYAENPPKKYEDIVNFRYYLDDGTPNAPFWEAIRDMFLFWAGHGVLCFRVDNPHTKPFPFWEWIIAEVHAVHPGAIFLAEAFTRPKVMKRLAKVGFNQSYSYYTWRNDKAELTEYLTELTNEDCRHYMRPNFFVNTPDINPVFLQTSGRPGFRTRAILAASLAGNWGLYSGFELCEAAPLPGREEYLDSEKYELRHRDYDAPGHIKDDVRLINRVRREQPAMRDFTNLQFEVANDNRVLAYARHDAETGNFVLFHVLIDPYAPAEFTFEIPLWKFGLDDNASIEVEDLVKGNRFTWHGKYQTLHLDPESRPYAIWRLIAPGEPR; translated from the coding sequence ATGACATTGGATCCTCAGGCTTCCCGAAGTTCGCTGCAAAGTCTCGGAGCTTCGCGCATGGTTATCGAGGCTGTAAAGCCTGAGATCGATGCCGGAAGATTTGCTGCAAAGGCGGTGGTAGGCTGGCCCTTAGAGATTTCAGCCGATGTCTTCGGAGACGGTCACGAAGTCTTTGCGGCGGCGGTGCTGACCCGTGCGGACGGCCAAGCGGAGTGGACCGAAACGCGGATGCAGGCGTTGAAGAATGACCGCTGGCAGGCTGAGGTCACTTTCGACGCGCCCGGCCCACATACCTTTATGATCGCCGCTTGGCGTGACGTTTGGGGCACTTGGCGGCGCGATGCCGCGAAAAAGATCGCGGCCGGTCAGGATGTCTCAGTGGAGATCGAGGAAGCGCGTCTGATGATCGCCGACACGCCGGCGCAAGGCGCAGATGCCAAGGCGTTGACGGCGCTGGCGAAGGCGCTGAAGAGCAAGACCGCGGTGGATGTCGTGATGTCGGAGGAGACCGATGCGCTGATGCACCGCGCGGGTCCACGGGCCAATGCCTGCACCTACGATCACAAGGTTCCAGTCTGGGTCGATCACGAACGCGCTGCCTTCAGTGCGTGGTACGAGCTCTTTCCCCGTTCGACCGGCGCGGAAGGTAAGCACGGCACATTCCGTACCACCATCGACCGCCTGCCTTACGTCAAAGATCTGGGCTTCGACGTGCTTTACTTCCCGCCAATCCATCCGATCGGTTCGACCAACCGCAAGGGCAAAAACAACACCTTGGCCGCAGGCTCTGACGACGTTGGCTCGCCATATGCGATCGGATCGGATGAGGGTGGCAATTCGGCGGTGCATCCCGAGCTTGGCACACTGGACGACTTCGATGCGCTGGTCGCAGCTGCGACGGACTATAACCTCGAGATCGCGATGGACATCGCGCTGAACGCGTCGCCCGATCACCCCTGGATTGCGGAACACCCCGACTGGTTTGATCGCAGGCCCGACGGCACCATCAAATACGCGGAAAACCCGCCGAAGAAATACGAGGACATCGTCAATTTCCGCTACTATCTGGACGACGGCACACCGAACGCGCCCTTCTGGGAAGCGATCCGCGACATGTTCCTGTTCTGGGCCGGGCATGGCGTCTTGTGCTTTCGCGTCGACAACCCGCACACCAAGCCGTTTCCCTTCTGGGAATGGATCATCGCGGAGGTGCACGCCGTCCACCCCGGCGCGATCTTCCTGGCCGAAGCCTTCACCCGTCCCAAGGTGATGAAGAGGCTGGCGAAGGTGGGATTCAACCAGTCTTACAGCTACTACACCTGGCGCAACGACAAGGCTGAACTGACGGAATACCTGACGGAGCTGACGAACGAAGACTGCCGCCACTACATGCGGCCGAACTTCTTCGTCAACACGCCCGACATCAACCCGGTCTTCCTGCAGACCTCTGGCCGTCCGGGGTTCCGCACGCGGGCCATTCTGGCCGCGAGCCTTGCGGGCAACTGGGGCCTTTATTCGGGGTTCGAGCTCTGCGAGGCAGCGCCGTTGCCCGGGCGCGAGGAATACCTCGACAGCGAGAAGTACGAGTTGCGCCACCGCGACTATGACGCGCCCGGTCACATCAAGGACGACGTCCGCCTGATCAACCGCGTCCGGCGCGAACAGCCGGCGATGCGCGACTTCACCAACCTGCAGTTCGAAGTGGCCAACGACAACCGCGTGCTGGCCTACGCGCGCCACGATGCCGAAACCGGCAACTTCGTCCTGTTCCACGTCCTGATCGACCCCTACGCCCCGGCCGAGTTCACCTTCGAGATTCCGCTCTGGAAGTTTGGGCTGGACGACAACGCCTCGATCGAGGTCGAGGATCTGGTCAAGGGCAACCGTTTCACCTGGCACGGCAAGTACCAGACCCTGCACCTCGACCCTGAGTCCCGTCCTTACGCAATTTGGCGCCTGATCGCGCCGGGAGAACCCCGCTGA
- the treZ gene encoding malto-oligosyltrehalose trehalohydrolase, producing MSNGQPQFWGATPLSDTDWSFAVWSPDATVAHVILDGRQMPMDKAADGTFRLTLRAAAGMAYRFSIDGQTVPDPAARQQQETVHGPSLLTRMLASGDRWTGRDWRDSVIAEVHIGTFTTEGTFAAAAGRLANLVALGINTVEVMPIAQFAGAHGWGYDGVLHYAPHPSYGTPDDFVNFIKVAHDLGLSVILDVVYNHFGPEGAYLGEICPAFFDANRATPWGPAIDFTRAPVREFFIQNAIMWIRDYGVDGLRLDAVHQLQDPSTPEFLAELAKRLRALDLPRPLHLIAEDERNLSHHRDAGLTDAQWNDDYHHSLHCLLTGEAEGYYAPFSVDPIGDLAIALTDGHVAQGQSRQDDPHDGPPRGAPSAHLPPDAFVNANQTHDQIGNRALGERLIALAGPEAMRVAHALLLTAPFVPMLFQGEEVGARTPFPFFCDFQGDLADIVRKGRLAEFSSFTGFGGDLPDPLDPATFASARPYNTLPEDADDWRNLTARLLAWRCTQVLPLLHSGQTGASSHVIGSKALAVTWSFGAGKLHSVVQLGQAVPPDLWPIDGAGLQLGAPTNDFAFCTWVTQPKFH from the coding sequence ATGTCGAATGGCCAGCCGCAATTTTGGGGCGCGACCCCGTTAAGTGATACCGACTGGTCGTTCGCGGTTTGGTCCCCTGATGCCACGGTTGCGCATGTCATCCTAGACGGCCGCCAAATGCCAATGGACAAGGCCGCAGACGGGACGTTCAGACTAACCCTCAGGGCTGCGGCGGGCATGGCCTACAGGTTTAGTATCGACGGCCAGACCGTGCCAGACCCTGCCGCCCGCCAGCAACAAGAAACCGTCCACGGGCCGTCCCTGCTGACGAGGATGCTGGCGTCCGGCGACCGGTGGACCGGGCGAGACTGGCGCGACAGCGTCATAGCAGAAGTTCATATCGGCACGTTCACGACAGAAGGCACCTTTGCCGCCGCCGCCGGCCGACTGGCGAATCTGGTCGCCTTAGGCATCAATACGGTAGAAGTGATGCCCATAGCCCAGTTTGCCGGCGCCCACGGCTGGGGTTACGACGGCGTACTGCATTATGCCCCTCATCCAAGCTATGGCACGCCCGACGACTTTGTTAATTTTATTAAGGTCGCTCATGATCTGGGCCTCTCAGTAATCCTCGACGTCGTCTATAACCATTTCGGACCTGAAGGCGCATATCTTGGCGAGATCTGCCCGGCGTTCTTCGACGCAAACCGCGCGACGCCGTGGGGGCCTGCGATCGATTTTACCCGGGCGCCCGTGCGCGAGTTCTTCATCCAGAACGCGATCATGTGGATCAGGGACTACGGCGTCGATGGCCTGCGGCTGGACGCCGTGCATCAATTGCAGGACCCCTCCACACCCGAGTTTCTGGCGGAATTGGCCAAGCGCCTTCGGGCGCTTGATCTGCCCCGCCCCTTACATCTGATTGCAGAGGATGAACGCAATCTGTCCCATCACCGCGACGCGGGCTTGACCGATGCGCAATGGAACGACGACTACCACCACAGCCTACATTGCTTGCTGACCGGAGAAGCCGAAGGCTATTACGCCCCCTTCTCCGTTGATCCCATTGGGGATCTTGCGATCGCGCTGACCGATGGCCACGTCGCACAGGGGCAGTCCCGGCAAGACGATCCGCATGACGGCCCGCCGCGCGGCGCACCCAGCGCCCACCTGCCGCCCGACGCCTTCGTCAACGCCAACCAGACGCACGACCAGATCGGCAACCGCGCGCTGGGTGAACGGCTGATTGCGCTCGCCGGGCCGGAGGCGATGCGGGTGGCGCATGCGCTGCTGCTGACCGCGCCCTTCGTGCCGATGCTGTTTCAAGGCGAGGAAGTAGGGGCGCGCACGCCGTTCCCCTTTTTTTGCGACTTTCAGGGCGATCTCGCTGATATCGTTCGCAAGGGCCGTCTGGCCGAGTTCTCGTCCTTTACGGGGTTCGGTGGTGACCTACCCGATCCGCTGGACCCCGCGACTTTTGCCAGCGCACGACCCTACAACACCTTACCCGAAGATGCCGACGACTGGCGCAATCTGACTGCCCGCCTACTGGCGTGGCGGTGCACACAGGTTCTGCCCCTTCTACACAGCGGCCAGACTGGGGCCAGTTCCCACGTCATCGGGTCGAAGGCACTGGCAGTCACCTGGTCCTTCGGCGCGGGGAAATTGCACAGCGTTGTGCAGTTGGGCCAAGCCGTGCCGCCGGATCTATGGCCAATCGATGGCGCAGGTTTGCAGCTCGGCGCTCCGACAAACGATTTTGCATTTTGCACATGGGTAACACAGCCAAAATTCCATTGA
- a CDS encoding sulfotransferase family protein, which yields MDTEQMSRGHAHRYVFVGGLHRSGTSLIARDIGSIPGVGAITQAPVPENEGAYLQGAIPHHARSGIPMHFATDSEQHMTEDHPLNTWDTRQRLMADWDPWFPPDCVWRVEKSPVNLTRMRLLQQLFPMAHFVVVLRHPEAVAAAVAKWVDKPTTELIDHWLDAYAQAEQDLTYLHAVVVLRYEDLVRDPDRTLAGIAAFLDCPVPLGLTEPMKNGNADYPDAAIMSDVQAVKAAKWGYGTNGKVDQAWRMPVRHPLRHIREGTERLLKSNVY from the coding sequence ATGGATACGGAACAAATGTCTAGAGGGCACGCTCATCGCTATGTTTTTGTCGGGGGACTGCACAGGTCGGGCACCAGCCTCATTGCGCGTGACATTGGCAGCATTCCCGGTGTGGGTGCCATCACACAGGCTCCAGTGCCCGAAAACGAAGGTGCCTACCTGCAAGGCGCCATCCCTCATCACGCGCGCAGTGGTATCCCGATGCATTTTGCCACCGATTCGGAACAGCACATGACGGAGGATCACCCCCTTAACACCTGGGACACACGCCAGCGCCTGATGGCAGACTGGGATCCTTGGTTTCCACCTGACTGCGTGTGGCGCGTTGAAAAGTCTCCGGTAAATCTGACACGGATGCGTCTTCTGCAGCAGCTATTCCCTATGGCGCACTTCGTGGTGGTACTGCGTCATCCTGAAGCCGTGGCAGCCGCAGTTGCAAAATGGGTAGATAAGCCCACTACGGAATTGATTGATCATTGGTTGGACGCCTACGCTCAAGCAGAGCAGGATCTCACCTACCTCCACGCAGTCGTGGTGCTTCGCTACGAGGATCTCGTTCGCGACCCTGACCGCACGTTAGCTGGCATTGCTGCGTTCCTTGACTGCCCCGTGCCGTTGGGGCTGACCGAGCCTATGAAGAATGGCAACGCCGATTACCCGGACGCTGCCATCATGTCCGACGTTCAGGCTGTCAAAGCCGCAAAGTGGGGGTATGGAACAAATGGCAAAGTGGACCAAGCCTGGCGCATGCCGGTACGGCACCCTCTCCGCCATATCAGGGAAGGCACCGAGCGTCTGCTCAAGAGCAACGTTTATTGA